A region of Pseudomonas sp. Marseille-Q3773 DNA encodes the following proteins:
- a CDS encoding DUF2937 family protein, with amino-acid sequence MFRSYLRLLLFTFGLLAGIQVPGLVKDYSQRVEAHLFESREALDGFRQTAERFFNGDLQALLRHYRSSDDPVFLSDANSIESLMIRNERLENEWQALQGSWAERTWHVLVQADPQLREETLNSYSYQILLVPEAVGWGLGAGFVLALVVESLLLGIGWVILGGRRRAVKESWR; translated from the coding sequence ATGTTCAGAAGTTACCTGCGGTTGCTGCTGTTCACCTTCGGCCTGCTGGCCGGCATCCAGGTCCCGGGGCTGGTCAAGGATTACAGCCAGCGGGTCGAGGCGCACCTGTTTGAGTCGCGCGAGGCGCTCGATGGCTTCCGGCAAACGGCCGAGCGTTTCTTCAACGGTGACTTGCAGGCGCTGTTGCGGCATTACCGCAGCAGTGACGACCCGGTATTCCTCAGTGATGCCAACAGCATTGAAAGCCTGATGATCCGTAACGAACGGCTGGAAAACGAATGGCAGGCGTTGCAAGGTTCATGGGCCGAACGTACCTGGCACGTGCTGGTGCAGGCCGACCCGCAACTGCGGGAAGAGACCCTGAACAGCTACAGCTACCAGATCTTGCTGGTGCCCGAAGCGGTTGGCTGGGGGCTGGGTGCTGGGTTCGTCCTGGCTTTGGTTGTGGAAAGCCTGCTGCTGGGAATTGGCTGGGTGATCCTGGGCGGGCGGCGCAGGGCGGTTAAAGAAAGCTGGCGCTGA
- a CDS encoding MFS transporter, whose protein sequence is MTENDYTLAWGLYAVAALGCLLVGFKLTGWMWRWLREPLRVVLAVLLLTPTIVDPAKDSFAPAIAITALDIAFKVGNNAWRAVSDFAMYGMFAFSLYFLFVALRWPLEKRARERRAQAEAAAQRQVAEDDALAAQAPLAAERRDRYLDDPRPAALRGGGRVEPRL, encoded by the coding sequence ATGACCGAGAACGACTACACCCTGGCCTGGGGCCTATACGCGGTGGCCGCCCTGGGCTGCCTGCTGGTGGGCTTCAAACTCACCGGCTGGATGTGGCGCTGGCTGCGCGAACCGTTGCGGGTGGTGCTGGCGGTACTGCTGCTGACCCCGACCATCGTCGACCCGGCCAAGGACAGCTTCGCCCCGGCCATCGCCATCACCGCGCTGGATATCGCCTTCAAGGTCGGCAACAACGCCTGGCGCGCGGTGTCGGACTTTGCCATGTACGGCATGTTCGCCTTCAGCCTCTACTTCCTCTTCGTGGCGCTGCGCTGGCCGCTGGAAAAGCGCGCCCGCGAGCGCCGCGCCCAGGCCGAGGCCGCGGCCCAGCGCCAGGTCGCCGAAGATGACGCACTCGCTGCCCAGGCGCCGTTGGCCGCCGAGCGCCGTGACCGCTACCTTGACGACCCGCGCCCTGCCGCCCTGCGTGGCGGTGGCCGGGTCGAGCCCCGTCTGTAA
- the pxpB gene encoding 5-oxoprolinase subunit PxpB, with protein sequence MSPRIEVVAVDSLMVRLFERIDEANMPWLLAASQRLRAAFGEHLLDLVPSYTTLMVQFDLPPGAARALILGALEGVQPDTGSAGRRHEIPVWYDPSVGPELPLLAARSGLSEAEVIRLHSAREYPVFALGFAPGFGFMGLVDERLASPRLSTPRKRVAAGSVGIAERQTAAYPAVSPGGWNLIGRTPVRLFDREREGYSLLQPGDRVRFVPVSRSEFVALGGDVEAQG encoded by the coding sequence ATGAGCCCGCGGATCGAAGTGGTGGCCGTCGACAGCCTGATGGTGCGCCTGTTCGAACGGATCGACGAGGCCAACATGCCTTGGCTGCTCGCCGCCAGCCAGCGCTTGCGCGCGGCGTTCGGCGAGCACCTGCTGGACCTGGTGCCGTCCTACACCACGCTGATGGTGCAGTTCGACCTGCCACCGGGGGCGGCGAGGGCGCTGATCCTTGGTGCGCTGGAAGGCGTGCAGCCAGACACGGGCAGCGCTGGGCGCCGCCATGAGATCCCGGTGTGGTACGACCCCAGCGTCGGCCCGGAACTGCCGCTGCTGGCGGCCCGCAGCGGCTTGAGTGAAGCCGAGGTGATCCGCTTGCACAGCGCGCGTGAGTACCCGGTGTTCGCCCTGGGCTTCGCCCCTGGTTTCGGCTTCATGGGCCTGGTCGACGAACGCCTGGCCAGCCCGCGCCTGAGTACCCCGCGCAAGCGCGTGGCGGCCGGCAGTGTCGGCATTGCCGAGCGCCAGACGGCGGCCTATCCGGCGGTGTCGCCGGGTGGCTGGAACCTGATCGGGCGTACCCCGGTGCGTCTGTTCGACCGTGAGCGCGAGGGCTACAGCCTGTTGCAACCCGGCGACCGGGTGCGCTTCGTGCCGGTTTCGCGAAGCGAGTTCGTGGCGTTGGGCGGTGATGTGGAGGCGCAAGGATGA
- a CDS encoding biotin-dependent carboxyltransferase family protein — protein sequence MKRLMIEASTPLCQLQDAGRFGVRHLGVTQGGALDWVAMHWANWLLGNPLAAPVVEVALGGFGVVAEQDCVLALAGADLDARVDDQPLAPWRSFVLAKGQRLTLQQPKQGVRAYLAAPGGFLGADVLGSCATVVREALGGIDGCGAALGKGQLLTFAGSATTLREVPPALRPQYLQKPVLDLVMGAQIGEFSGTSLFEAFNREWTLDSRADRMGIRLLGPQLVHQGAPMISEGIPLGAVQVPPDGQPIVLLNDRQTIGGYPRLGALTPLALAQLAQCMPGAVVRFRAVVQDEAWREQQAYLDRWR from the coding sequence ATGAAGCGATTGATGATCGAGGCCAGTACGCCGCTGTGTCAGCTGCAGGATGCCGGGCGCTTCGGCGTGCGCCACCTGGGCGTGACCCAGGGCGGGGCGCTGGACTGGGTGGCGATGCACTGGGCCAACTGGCTGCTGGGCAACCCGTTGGCGGCGCCGGTGGTCGAGGTGGCGCTGGGTGGTTTCGGCGTGGTGGCCGAACAGGATTGCGTGCTGGCGCTGGCCGGTGCCGACCTGGATGCGCGGGTCGATGATCAGCCGCTGGCACCGTGGCGCAGCTTTGTCTTGGCCAAAGGGCAGCGGTTGACCCTGCAGCAGCCGAAGCAGGGCGTGCGGGCCTACCTGGCGGCACCTGGCGGGTTCCTCGGGGCGGACGTGCTGGGCAGTTGTGCCACGGTGGTGCGCGAAGCACTGGGCGGTATCGATGGCTGCGGGGCTGCGCTTGGCAAGGGCCAGTTGTTGACCTTCGCCGGCAGCGCAACGACGCTGCGCGAGGTGCCGCCAGCGCTGCGGCCGCAATACCTGCAAAAGCCAGTGCTCGACCTGGTGATGGGCGCGCAGATTGGCGAGTTCAGCGGTACCAGCCTGTTCGAGGCGTTCAATCGCGAGTGGACGCTGGACAGCCGCGCCGACCGCATGGGCATTCGCCTGCTGGGGCCGCAGCTGGTCCATCAGGGGGCGCCGATGATTTCCGAGGGCATCCCGCTGGGTGCGGTGCAGGTGCCGCCGGACGGGCAGCCGATCGTGTTGCTCAATGACCGGCAGACCATTGGCGGCTATCCGCGGCTGGGGGCGTTGACGCCGCTGGCGCTGGCACAGCTGGCGCAGTGCATGCCGGGGGCAGTGGTGCGCTTCAGGGCGGTGGTACAGGACGAGGCCTGGCGGGAGCAGCAGGCATACCTGGACCGTTGGCGTTAA
- a CDS encoding class II glutamine amidotransferase: protein MCELLGMSANVPTDIVFSFTGLMQRGGRTGPHRDGWGIGFYEGRGLRLFQDPAASSESEVANLVQRYPIKSEVVIGHIRQANVGKVCLANTHPFVREMWGRNWCFAHNGQLGDFKGQAGFYRPVGDTDSEAAFCDLLNRIRSTFPEPVAVEQLLPVLVEACAGYRALGVFNCMLSDGDWLFCFCSTKLVHITRRAPFGAARLKDVDLIVDFHTETTPNDVVTVIATEALTENETWQRYAPGQWALWRHGECVAHGQS, encoded by the coding sequence ATGTGCGAACTGCTGGGCATGAGTGCCAACGTTCCCACCGATATCGTTTTCAGCTTCACCGGCCTGATGCAGCGCGGTGGCCGCACCGGCCCGCACCGCGACGGCTGGGGCATCGGCTTCTACGAAGGGCGTGGCCTGCGCCTGTTCCAGGACCCGGCTGCCAGCAGCGAGTCGGAAGTGGCCAACCTGGTGCAGCGCTACCCAATCAAGAGCGAAGTGGTCATCGGCCACATTCGCCAGGCCAACGTCGGCAAGGTATGCCTGGCTAACACCCACCCTTTCGTGCGGGAAATGTGGGGCCGCAACTGGTGCTTTGCGCACAATGGCCAGCTGGGTGACTTCAAGGGCCAGGCCGGTTTCTACCGGCCAGTGGGCGATACTGACAGCGAAGCGGCCTTCTGTGACCTGCTCAATCGCATTCGCAGTACCTTCCCCGAGCCGGTTGCGGTTGAACAGCTGCTGCCGGTGCTGGTCGAAGCTTGTGCCGGCTACCGGGCGCTTGGCGTGTTCAATTGCATGCTCAGCGACGGCGACTGGCTGTTCTGCTTCTGCTCGACCAAGCTGGTGCACATCACGCGGCGTGCACCCTTTGGTGCAGCGCGGTTGAAAGATGTCGACCTGATTGTCGATTTTCACACCGAAACCACCCCCAACGACGTGGTCACGGTCATCGCTACCGAGGCCCTGACCGAGAACGAGACCTGGCAGCGCTACGCGCCGGGACAGTGGGCCCTGTGGCGGCACGGCGAATGCGTGGCGCACGGCCAGAGCTAA
- a CDS encoding 5-oxoprolinase subunit PxpA — protein sequence MNNHMGGRAVKRLLLNCDMGESFGSWRMGLDAEVMPFIDCANIACGYHAGDPGIMRRTVALALEHGVTIGAHPAYPDLVGFGRRSMACSPEEIRDLLHYQIGALEGICKVQGGRVAYVKPHGALYNDMMADPLKLRSVLEAVAAYGNDLPLMLMATADNRAAQALGDEIGVPLWFEAFADRAYTASGHLVSRRLPGAVHHDPALVVAQALRLARGETLVADNGSALQLEASTLCVHGDNDSSVAAVRQIRQALDALESP from the coding sequence ATGAACAACCACATGGGAGGCCGAGCGGTGAAACGCCTGCTACTCAACTGCGACATGGGCGAGAGTTTCGGCAGCTGGCGCATGGGCCTGGATGCCGAGGTCATGCCGTTTATCGATTGCGCCAACATCGCCTGCGGCTACCACGCCGGCGACCCTGGCATCATGCGCCGCACCGTGGCCCTGGCGCTGGAGCACGGGGTCACCATCGGCGCACACCCGGCCTACCCCGACCTGGTCGGCTTTGGTCGCCGTTCCATGGCCTGCAGCCCAGAGGAAATCCGCGACCTGCTGCACTACCAGATCGGTGCGCTGGAGGGTATCTGCAAGGTGCAGGGTGGCCGCGTGGCCTATGTGAAGCCCCATGGCGCGCTGTACAACGACATGATGGCCGACCCGCTCAAGCTGCGCAGCGTGCTGGAGGCCGTGGCGGCCTACGGTAACGACCTGCCGCTGATGCTGATGGCCACCGCCGACAATCGTGCGGCCCAGGCGCTGGGCGATGAAATTGGCGTGCCATTGTGGTTCGAGGCGTTCGCCGACCGTGCCTACACCGCCAGTGGTCACCTGGTGTCGCGGCGCCTGCCCGGCGCGGTGCATCACGACCCGGCACTGGTTGTGGCGCAGGCGCTGCGTCTTGCCCGTGGCGAAACGCTGGTGGCCGACAACGGCAGCGCGCTGCAACTGGAAGCCAGCACCCTCTGCGTGCACGGCGACAACGACAGCTCGGTGGCGGCGGTACGGCAGATTCGCCAGGCCCTTGACGCGCTGGAGTCGCCATGA
- a CDS encoding MFS transporter, whose product MNPTGVQQQVSPSSSTGPFAWYRDIDSQQRRTFWSCKIGYGLDGMDTQMLSFVIPTLIMLWGISTTEAGLIHTSTLIASAAGGWIAGILSDRIGRVRTLQLTVLWFAFFTFLCGFAQNYQQLLIARTLMGFGFGGEWTAGAVLIGEVIRAQDRGKAVGMVQSGWALGWGLTAILYALLFSWLPAEQAWRALFLLGLVPAIFVIFVRRLVKDPEVYREAKAVQDAEAPSRFYEIFAPGMLWTTVRASLLTTGALGGYYAITSWLPTFLKSERGLSVLGTGGYLAMVIVGSYIGYVVSAYLSDLLGRKKNFILFAVGSFVIVLLYTQMPVSDGVMLWLGLPLGFFASGIFSGMGAFLTELFPTRIRGSGQGFCYNIGKVVAALFPLLIGVLGQKVPLGLGIGVFSAVSYGVVILAALSLPETRGKQLQAR is encoded by the coding sequence ATGAACCCCACCGGCGTGCAGCAGCAGGTCAGTCCCTCTTCATCGACCGGGCCATTCGCCTGGTACCGCGATATCGATTCCCAGCAACGACGCACCTTCTGGAGCTGCAAGATCGGCTATGGCCTGGATGGCATGGACACGCAGATGCTCAGCTTCGTCATCCCCACGCTGATCATGCTGTGGGGCATCAGCACCACCGAGGCCGGGCTGATCCACACCAGCACGCTGATCGCCTCGGCCGCCGGCGGCTGGATTGCCGGGATCCTCTCCGACCGCATCGGCCGGGTGCGTACCCTGCAACTGACCGTGCTGTGGTTCGCCTTCTTCACCTTCCTCTGCGGCTTCGCCCAGAACTACCAGCAGCTGCTGATCGCCCGCACCCTGATGGGCTTTGGCTTCGGCGGCGAATGGACCGCCGGCGCGGTGCTGATCGGCGAGGTGATCCGCGCCCAGGACCGTGGCAAGGCGGTGGGCATGGTGCAGTCCGGCTGGGCGCTGGGCTGGGGCCTCACCGCCATTCTCTATGCGCTGCTGTTTTCCTGGCTGCCGGCAGAGCAGGCCTGGCGTGCGCTGTTCCTGTTGGGCCTGGTGCCGGCGATCTTCGTGATCTTCGTCCGCCGCCTGGTCAAGGACCCCGAGGTGTATCGCGAGGCCAAGGCCGTGCAAGACGCCGAGGCGCCTTCGCGCTTCTACGAGATATTCGCCCCGGGCATGCTCTGGACCACCGTGCGCGCGTCGTTGCTGACCACTGGTGCGCTGGGCGGCTACTACGCCATCACCTCGTGGCTGCCGACGTTCCTCAAGAGCGAACGCGGCCTGAGCGTGCTGGGCACTGGTGGCTACCTGGCCATGGTAATTGTCGGTTCCTACATCGGTTACGTGGTCAGCGCGTACTTGTCCGACCTGCTCGGGCGCAAGAAGAACTTCATCCTGTTCGCGGTGGGCTCGTTCGTCATCGTGCTGCTGTACACGCAAATGCCGGTCAGCGATGGCGTGATGCTGTGGCTGGGGCTGCCGCTGGGCTTCTTCGCCTCGGGCATCTTCAGCGGCATGGGTGCGTTCCTCACCGAGCTGTTCCCCACGCGCATCCGCGGTTCGGGGCAGGGCTTCTGCTACAACATCGGCAAGGTCGTGGCGGCGCTGTTCCCGCTGCTGATCGGCGTGCTCGGCCAGAAGGTGCCGCTGGGCCTGGGTATCGGCGTGTTCTCCGCGGTGTCCTACGGCGTGGTGATCCTGGCGGCGCTGAGCCTGCCGGAAACCCGCGGCAAACAGCTGCAGGCGCGGTAA
- a CDS encoding LysR family transcriptional regulator, with protein sequence MNLRFLETFVWVARLKSFRLTAEKLFTTQASVSSRIAALEADLGVKLLLRDSRGVSLTPEGSKVLEYAERMLETAKAMKQSLDSDRAKVGRIRIGVMDTVIHTWMSALVAELSERYPQVEIELVADTALNLREQLQKGFLDVILQTDLVREQSIRSLDLARYPMGWIVAAGSLQQRDYASLAELGRERIITFSKNSRPHQEVLSLLQAAGAETPRLNCVNSVAAITRLLRDGFGIGALPPALVDAELSRGELVLLQGLQPPPSLELVVAWQTGVALVDEVVGVCRQVLQGYARDVGGQRIVLV encoded by the coding sequence ATGAACCTTCGCTTCCTCGAAACCTTCGTCTGGGTTGCCCGGCTCAAGAGCTTCCGCCTGACCGCAGAAAAGCTGTTCACCACCCAGGCCTCGGTGTCCAGCCGCATCGCCGCTCTGGAGGCCGACCTGGGCGTTAAGCTGCTGCTGCGCGACTCGCGCGGGGTCAGCCTGACCCCGGAGGGCAGCAAGGTGCTGGAGTATGCCGAGCGCATGCTGGAAACCGCCAAGGCCATGAAGCAGTCACTGGACAGCGACCGGGCCAAGGTCGGGCGCATCCGCATCGGGGTGATGGACACGGTGATCCATACCTGGATGAGCGCGCTGGTGGCCGAGCTGAGCGAACGCTACCCGCAGGTGGAGATCGAACTGGTGGCCGACACCGCGCTGAATCTGCGCGAGCAGTTGCAGAAGGGCTTTCTCGACGTGATCCTGCAGACCGACCTGGTGCGCGAGCAATCGATCCGCAGCCTCGACCTGGCGCGCTACCCGATGGGCTGGATCGTGGCAGCAGGCTCGCTGCAGCAGCGCGATTATGCCTCGCTGGCAGAACTTGGGCGTGAGCGCATCATCACCTTCTCGAAGAACTCACGGCCACACCAGGAGGTGCTCAGCCTGCTGCAAGCCGCGGGTGCCGAAACGCCGCGGTTGAACTGCGTGAATTCGGTGGCGGCGATTACCCGCTTGCTGCGCGACGGCTTTGGCATTGGCGCGTTGCCGCCGGCGCTGGTGGATGCCGAGTTGAGCCGTGGCGAGCTGGTGTTGCTGCAAGGGCTGCAACCGCCGCCCAGCCTTGAGCTGGTAGTAGCCTGGCAGACCGGGGTGGCGTTGGTGGATGAAGTGGTCGGGGTGTGCCGACAGGTGCTGCAAGGGTATGCGCGGGATGTGGGTGGGCAGCGGATCGTGTTGGTCTGA